Proteins encoded by one window of Lathyrus oleraceus cultivar Zhongwan6 chromosome 1, CAAS_Psat_ZW6_1.0, whole genome shotgun sequence:
- the LOC127092358 gene encoding uncharacterized protein LOC127092358 — translation MDPLEQSHIALRGDVDSMKNQLDQLVEAMIALEKREDNIQQTAVVENVIPAPVNGPTQPQLVRTPVDNSIVQEHHVVQDSSRHDVVEYHIFAFSVPDSHGTSLVVNAEQSQDGEIAKRCCVLEKRLKAVEGQDTLELNALDMCLVPGLVIPAKLKTPKFEKYKGDGQLNWGIINWYMKLERNHVQSWLDLANAFFEQYKYNMDITPDRMQLRALSQEDNESFRGYAQRWRELATRVEPPLLDKELMELFRDTLQSPYFERMISSAASEFANLVTIGEHIESALKSGRIQDASSNQASETESLSDSQKEEDDEINAFMVDVGYSHDAPARPYGSSPSQQSPFPTPRYPYRQPARPRTPFK, via the exons ATGGATCCGTTGGAGCAAAGTCATATTGCGTTGAGAGGAGATGTGGACTCGATGAAAAATCAGCTAGACCAACTTGTGGAAGCTATGATAGCTTTAGAAAAGAGGGAGGACAACATTCAGCAGACTGCAGTCGTAGAGAATGTTATTCCAGCTCCAGTAAATGGTCCTACCCAACCTCAGCTTGTGCGAACCCCAGTTGATAACTCTATTGTACAAGAACATCATGTTGTTCAAGATTCCTCACGTCATGATGTTGTTGAGTATCACATTTTTGCATTCTCCGTGCCAGATTCCCATGGAACAAGCCTAGTGGTTAATGCTGAACAATCACAAGATGGTGAGATTGCTAAAAGATGTTGCGTGTTAGAGAAAAGACTCAAGGCCGTAGAAGGACAAGATACTCTTGAACTGAATGCTTtagacatgtgtttggtacctggcCTGGTTATACCCGCAAAACTCAAAACACCCaaatttgagaagtacaaaggggatg GACAGCTTAATTGGGGCATCATTAAttggtacatgaagttagaaaggaatCATGTTCAATCATGGTTAGACCTAGCTAACGCATTCTTtgagcaatacaaatataatatggacatAACTCCCGACCGCATGCAGCTAAGAGCCTTATCTCAGGAAGACAATGAATCCTTcagagggtatgcccaaagatggagagagttagcgACTCGCGTTGAGCCACCTCTCTTAGACAAAGAATTGATGGAATTATTTAGGGACACCCTGCAAAGTCCATACTTCGAAAGGATGATTAGCAGTGCAGCATCAGAATTCGCTAACTTAGTGACAATTGGAGAACACATCGAGAGTGCCCTAAAAAGTGGAAGAATCCAAGACGCCTCGAGCAACCAAGCTAGCGAGACAGAATCCCTCAGCGATTCCCAAAAGGAAGAGGATGATGAAATAAATGCATTTATGGTAGATGTTGGGTATTCTCACGATGCACCAGCCAGACCTTATGGTTCTTCACCTTCTCAGCAATCACCATTTCCAACACCACGTTATCCTTATAGGCAACCGGCAAGGCCTAGAACACCATTCAAGTAA